AAACTTTATCAAGTGATAAATTCTTAGACGTAGTTTCACCCAAATGGGTTGTTATTTCTAGCGGCTATAAAAATAGATTTGATCACCCCCTGCCCTGCTAAGGTCGTTGTAAATAGATACAAAAATCATAACATTAAGATTCTTAATACCAGTTGTGCTGGACAAATTGAAATTTTTCTAGATAAAGACATTGCAATTAATCAATACAGGCTAGATTATACACACTACTATCAGCGCCAATGCAACTAATGATAATAAATCTTGCTAACTTGGTCTTGAGCCAAGGTGTTAACAGCGTCAATTAGTTGTTGATTGGGCGCCACCAAATAGGCTTTGTTTAGCAGCATGCCACCTCTTAAATTATCAGTCATATAAGAGATTTTAACAGGGCAATTGCCTTTATGCTCAAGTAGCACTTTGACAAGTTTGTCAAAAATTGACTGGTGTTTAGTATTTAATAATACTTCAAAGCCCTTAGCGTAACTCATTTTCACTTGCCCAATATTTTCAATTTTATCAACCACTACTTGCCACTGATCTCTGGAATCTTTATTAATCTTGCCTGAAATCACCACCACTTCATCAACAATAAGTTTATCACTTACTAAACCTAGGGTTTTAGTAAATACCACAGCATTTAATAGCTTAGCACCATCTTCAACCGTGACCAGAGCAATTTGCCCACCACTCTTAGTAGCACGATAACGTAGCTCTGAAATCAATACCAATACACGCACATCTTTATTATTTCTAAAGACAATTTTAGAAGGCAATGTTGCACCAATATGCTTTAAATCGGCTTTATATTCATCAGTAGGATGGTCATCAAAATAATAACCCAGCACGCTTTTTTCTAGTTGCAGCCTCTCTTTAAACGAAAAACTTGGCGCTGAAAGATAATGTGCCTCATATTCATTATGTTGTTCAACATTGGAAAACAACCCGTTCTGACCACTAGAATGATCATTTTGCTTCTGTTCTGCTTGTCTAACGGCTGTAGGGTAGGTTTTGATTAAACTTGCTCTATCCACGCCTAACACATCAAAAGCACCACTATAAATCAATGCTTCAATAGCACGCTTGTTTAAATAACGCTTTTCAATTCTAGAACAAAACTCAAATAAATCTTTATAAGCGCCATTAGCATTACGCTCAAATACGAGCGCATCAACCAACGCCCCACCCACGCCTTTAATTGCGCCAAGACCATATACAACTGTTTTTACATCATTAATGCTAAATTCATAATTAGATTCACATACGTTTGGTCCATTAACCATCAAGCCCATTTGGCGCACTTCACTAATGGTAAATGAGATTCTCTCTGTATCGTCCATCATGCCGGATAAAACTGCCGCCATAAAAGGCGCAGGATAGTGAGACTTAAGCCAAGCAGTATGATAAGACACATAGGCATATGCCACCGAGTGAGATTTATTAAAACCATAGCCTGAAAATTTATCAATCAAATCGAAAATTTCATTGGCTTTTTTCTCGTCAATGCCTTTTTCAGCAGCACCTTTAACAAACACACTACGCTGACGACTCATCTCGCTGGCTTTTTTCTTACCCATCGCACGCCTAAGTAAATCTGCGCCACCTAAAGAGTAGCCTGCCATTACTTGTGCTGTTTTCATTACTTGCTCTTGGTACAAAAACACACCATTAGTTGGCTTAAGGATTTGCTCTAGCATTGGGTGTGGGTATTTAACCTGTGCGCCATGTTTTACATTAATATAATCATCTACCATGCCTGCATCCAATGGGCCTGGGCGATACAGCGCTAACATGGCAACAATATCTTCAAAATTATCCGCTTGCAGTTTCTTTAGATAACTACGCATACCTTCAGACTCTAATTGAAAAATACCTGTTGTGTCACAACGTTGAAGCAACTCATAAACTTTTTTGTCATCCAGTGGTAAAGCATCTAAATCAATCGGCTCATCTGACAAACCTTTAGCACTAATCAGTTTAACAGCCTTGTGAATAACCGTTAAATTAGACAATCCTAAAAAGTCAAATTTAACCAAACCAACCGCTTCAACATCATCTTTATCAAACTGAGAAACTACGCCATCATTCTCACCATAACCTTTATATACTGGACAAAAATCACTAATCTTGCTTGGTGCAATCACCACACCGCCTGCATGTGTACCAACATTTCGCACTAAGCCTTCTAACTGCTTAGAAAGATCAATTAATGCGGTTACGCTTTCTTCCGAATCATAACGAGCTCGCAATTCCTCCGAGCCTCCTTCTTCAGGCGCACTCAAGGCTTTTTCAAGTGTCATTTTCAAATCATTAGGAATCATCTTTGATATTTTATCACTAAACCCATAAGGATGGCCCAAAACACGCCCCGCATCACGCACCACGCCTTTAGCCGCCATCGTACCATAAGTAATAATTTGTGAAACCTTTTCATGACCGTACTTTTTGGACACATAATCAATCACTTCATCTCGACGATCAGTGCAAAAATCAATATCAAAATCTGGCATTGAAACCCGCTCTGGATTTAAAAAACGCTCAAATAACAATTCATGCTTAATCGGATCAATATTAGTAATTCCCAAAACATAAGCCACTAAAGAACCAGCACCAGAACCACGACCAGGACCTACTGGAATGTCATTTTCTTTTGACCATCTAATAAAATCTGCCACAATTAAAAAATAACCTGAAAATCCCATTTGAATAATAACATCAAGCTCAAATTTTAAGCGCTGGTGATAAACCTGCGCATCAACTTTTAAGTTTTGTAAGCGCTGAACCAAACCACGCTCCGACTCTTCAAAAAAAAACTGCTCTATGGTTAAGCCTTCTGGCACAGGAAAATCTGGCAAATAATTTTTTTTAAATAGCTCAAAATGTACATTACAACGTTTGGCAATTTCTAATGTATTTTCTAAAATTTCTGGTAAATCAGCAAACAGTTCATGCATTTTCTCAGATGATTTTAAAAATTGCTGGTTAGAAAAATGTCGCTCACGCCGTGTATCATCTAAAAGACCACCCTGAGCAATACAAATTCTGGCCTCATGTGCATCAAAATCACTTTCATTTAAAAACTGCACATCGTTTGTTGCCACAACAGCAATACTAAGCCCGAGCGCCAATTCAACACAAAGATGTAAGTGTTTTTCATCAAACTCCCTTGAAGTTCTCTGTACACCTAAATAATAACGTTCAACAAAAACAGTCTGCCAAAATTCAGCTTTTTGCTTGGCCTCAATCATTTGATTTGATATTAAGTGCTTAGCTACATCGCTATAAATAGGTGTTGCAATCATAATCAAACCTTGGTTATAATTAATTAGTTGTTGCTGCGTTACACTAACACACTCAAACGATCGTCCTTGAGTATAAGACAAAGAAATCAATTCAGAAAGATTAAGGTAGCCTTGGCGATCTTGACACAATAATAAAACCGAATAAAACTCACCCTCTTTATCTTTGACATTAATTCTAGCACCAAATATTGGCTTGATATTGGCGGCAGTGGCTTTTTGATAAAATTTAACGGCAGCAAAAAGATTGGACTCATCCGTTAGTGCAATTGAATCCATACCAATTTCTTGTGCTTTTTCAATCAATTTTGGAATACGCACCAAAGAGTTCTCAACTGAGAATTCACTTTGACAATGTAGATGCACAAAACCAGAATTAGCCATTAAGAATGATTAAAATAAATTTGATGAAATACTTATCTATTTTACAAGTCTAAAGAACTTTTTTTATTTTAAAAGTGCTGAAAGTTTTCAAAATATATGTCAGATAGAATAAAAATTATTGAGAATTTCTTATTGTTGATTAAAAAAAATTAATACAGGCTTTTTTTACAACAAACAATAGACAAAAACACACCCCAACATTGGGGTATTTTTTCTAACTCACTAGACCCCTTAGAACCTAGGTCCGGCTGTTTTTGCCAATGCAGTTTGTGCTGTTGCATTAATTGTTTGCTTATGAGCTTTATTCGCCAAAGCAATTGCCGCAGCATTGTTACCTGCTTTATACAATTTTTTAGCTTTTTTGATCATTTTTCCAGTATCACGCCATGCCATATTTACAGCAAGATTGGCTTTATAACCAGTCTGCGCCGCTTTAATGGCAGACTTAAATGAATCAGAAGAACCATTATTCCAGTTATGCGAACCGTCCAAGGAATCAGCCTGAACTGTTAAAGCAAATAGTGTCAAAGTTGTTAATAATACTTTTTTCATTAATGTCTCCTATTTTCTGTATCTATCAGCAGTAATTTCAAGACCGTTGCTCATTGCTTGATGAAAGAATTCCATATTACGAAACGCTTCTGTCTGAGCTTTTAATGGCTTGGCACGCATGTTCTTCAAACAACCACCATAACGACAGTGTAGTGTACCCATACCAGCCCATTTTGCACGATACATAGGTAGGTGAGTAGTATGACCTAACGCAGGTGATAAAATATCAGCGCGTGCTTTTTTGCCTGCGTTATACACATGACAATCTGCACAAGACATGTTGAACTGACCACGCTTAGCATAAAAGAAAGCTTTACCTTTCTCATAAGCCGCCTTAGCACCAGTAGACTCAACCTTTACATTAATCTTTTGTCCAGCTGCTTGATCTGAAATCCAAGCACTAATACGCGCAATTTTACCTTTCTTAGAACCTAGCTTTTTGCCAGTTTGTTGTTGATAACACTTTTTAATCGTACTTTCAAGTGTAACCACTTGCTGGGTCGCTTCATCAAAGTACGGATGTTTAACACGAGCTGCTGCAGGATCTTTAAGTGAAGCACACTTATTAAGACCGAACTTCAAATACTCCTTACCGCCCTTCTCTACCGCTTCCTCATAAGGAGGAATGCCATCTAGGATTTCTTCAAATTGTTCTCTTGAGCCTTGATCAATCGCATATACACCATTGGTGTAGTCTGCAAATTCAACACCCGGAAGAATTGTTTTAAAGTGGTTAATAAAGGCCTTTTGATCGGATGCAACATCAGCTGATGCCACGCTAACCAACAAACCTAAACCAGCCACTGTGGCTATTAGTTTTTTCATTAATCCCTCCTCAATAATTATAAACAGTTATTTAGACTTTGCAGTTGCAGAACCTGTTTTACCTTTATTGTCTTTATACTTAAGTTCAATTGTGTCGCCCTTCTTACCAGGAACGTTAAACTTAAAATATGGGTTTTTAGAAATTGAACTACCGATATCAGCGTCTACAACTTTGTTGCCATTATGTAATATAACCATATTTTCAATATAGTTAGCTGGTACGATTTTACCTTTTTTCTTACGTAAGCCTGTCTCCATAGGGTGCTTAATTAAACACTTAATACCAATAACACCTTTTCTAGCCTTGGGCTTTAATTTAATACTTGCCATTTTTATATCCTCCTTTTAATATAATTAGTTAATTAACCGCCACAGCCGCCAATCGTTACTTTGACTTCTTGAGTTTTAGAAGTTGTTGTGCCACCTGCTGTTACTAACGCTATAACTAGAGAAGTTTTACCCATCTTAACACGAGTAGAAACATGACCCTGAGCGCCAGATAAATTAAATGAAGCTGCTAAAGGGGTGGAGTTATTCTTAATATAAAAAGAAATATTTGTTACGCCTTTAATCTTAGAAGCATCCACTGTCATTGGCACTACCGCACCATTCTCAGCAATCTTAGGTGCTTTGAATTTGAATGAACCTTGACCAACACTTGCAACCAAAGCAGTTGCTGCATCTGATTTAACCTTAAAACTTGCAGAATTAGCAAAAACCATGCCTGGTGTTAGTAAGCCTGCACCTACTGCTGTAGCAACTGCAGAACCTGCCATTGCACTTTTTAGAAATAACCTTCTTTTCATCTTGCTCTCCTTATTTTGAATAAATGAAATCTGTAATTTGATCAATTTGCTTCTCGCTTAACGCTTGGTGCTTACCAAATGGAGGCATAATTGAATGTGGATTCTTAATAGTTGCATCCCAAATTTGCTCTCTTAAATCAGCCTTATTTGGAAATCTTGCTTTCATTGCAAGTAGTGGTGGTCCAATTGTTCCTGGCAAACTACCACCTGGAATCATGTGACATGCTAGACAATTGCCTAACTTACGACCGAAAGTTACCTCTTCGCCCGTCATCTCTTTAGCACCTGCTTGTGTTGGCATCATAAATAATGATGCCAATGTCACAACTACTGAGATAGAAGAAATGGTTTTTTTCATATTTCTCTCCTCTTTATATAAAAAAATAAATCCTTCAACAAGGCATTAAGCCTTGACGATTCTTGACGATTCTTGACGAGAGGAATGATATAGCACTTAAAAATACTTTGCAACCCTTTTATTAAAGCGTTATATTATAATATTCTAAACTTCTAAAAATAATATCACGTAATGTCTATGTTTTATAACCTTATTTCAAAATAGCTTTTCATACCAATTGTAAATAATGCCGTTTATAAAAAAATAAATATTACTTGTTTAAGCTTAAAACACATGTATTTACAGAAAAAAACTAAGTTATTCTTCAAGAAGAAGTAAAAAAATAACCAAACAAGAAGAAATTATTTAGTTAATTTTTTCCACTTAAACCCGCTGTGCAGCCTTGATAAGTGCTTGGGCTTTATGCATAGTCTCATCCCACTCTGATTGTGCTATAGAGTCATAAACAATGCCCGCTCCAGCTTGAACATAAAGCATTTGGTCTTTAATCACAGCAGTACGAATAGCAATTGCCATATCCATACATCCATGCCAAGATAAATAGCCAATTGCACCTGAATAAATATTGCGTTTTAAAGGCTCAATCTCATTGATAATCTCCATTGCTCGTACTTTAGGCGCACCACTGAGTGTACCTGCTGGAAAAGTTGCTTTTAAAACATCAATCACACTTACATCGTCTTTAAGCTCACATTCAACGTTTGACACAATATGCATCACATGCGAATAGCGCTCAACAAACATTTTATCAGTCAACTTAACTGTGCCAGTTTTTGCAATACGGCCTAAATCATTACGACCCAAGTCAATTAACATTAAATGTTCTGCAATTTCTTTTTCATCATTTAGTAAGTCTTGCTCTAATGCCAAATCTTGGGCGTGGTTCTTACTGCGCGCACGAGTGCCCGCCATAGGTCTGACGGTTGCACGTCTATTGCTATCCACACGAGTGAGAATCTCTGGTGAAGAGCCAATAATCATAATATCATCCAAGTTAAGATAATACATATAAGGTGATGGATTGAGGCGTCTAAGTTGCCGATATAACTCAATTGGTGGTGCTTTGAATACTGCACTAAGTCTTTGTGAAGGCACCACCTGCATGACATCACCAGCCTTGATATATTGCTGAATGGTATCAACTGCGGCTTTATAGTTTTGCTCGCCAAAGCTAGAGATAAAATCTGCACTACTAAGATGATCAGATTGATAATCTTTTTTAATTAAAGGCTGGTTAATCTGATGTTCGATTTCACTTAACCTTGATTGCGCATCTTTAAAACTTTGCTTGGCAGGATTAATATGTGTCATTAAAAAAGCTTTATTGGCTAAATTATCAAATACCACCAAATCATTAGACACCATAAGCATAATATCCGCAATATTAAGCTCATCTTTTTGCTTGGCATGTGTTAATTTTGGTTCAATATAGTGAATAATTTCATAGCCGAAATAGCCCACCAAACCGCCATTAAACTCCGGCAAATTATCAATTTTTGGCACCTTGTATTGCTGTTGATATTGTTCAATCCACAGCAATGGGTCTTCTACAATGAATGGCTCAGATTGCTGTGAATTTTTCTCAATACAAACCTCATAACCAAACACTTTAATAATGGTTTGTGCACTCAAGCCAATCATTGAATAGCGACCCCATTTTTCTCCACCTTGTACGGATTCAAAAAGATAAGAATAAGGCGTATCTGCCAGTTTTAAATACAAACTTAATGCGGTATCAGTATCTATAACCATCTCCTTAAAAACGGGAATATGGTTATAGCCTTGTTCAACAAATTGATTGAAACTAGATTGATTCATATAAACAGTATTTATATAGAAATTCCAAGTATTTTAAACCTTCTAATAAAAAAACCGCATCAATTTTGATTAATGCGGTTTTTTATTTTTAAGCAAAAGTTAATATCGCCCTTCTTGTGCTTGCTCCTCTGCTTCGTTTAATTGATCAGCCAGTGCCTGCTGCGCATCAACTGTTTGCGTAATGCTTGCAACATATTGAGCACGACGTTTTTGATGATGTTTAAAACCTGTACCTGCTGGAATCAATCGACCCACAATCACGTTTTCTTTCAAACCTTGGAGTGTGTCCACACGTCCTGTTGTTGAAGCTTCTGTTAACACACGAGTTGTTTCTTGGAACGAGGCAGCAGAAATAAATGACTCAGTTGCCAAAGACGCTTTGGTGATACCCATTAACAACCTTTGATAGATGATTAAGTCTTTACCCTGCGCTTCCAATTGTTTATTGATTTCAATCACTCGACCATATTCAGCAGTTTCGCCATTAACAAATAATGAATCGCCCGCATCAAGAACCTCAACTTTACGTAGCATTTGTTTAACAATTACTTCAATATGTTTATCAGAAATATTAACACCTTGTAAGCGATAAACATTTTGAACTTCTCTAACAACATAATTAGCCAACGCCTCAACACCCAATAGACGTAAGATATCATGTGGGTTAGATGGACCATCTGAAATTACATCGCCTTTTTCAATCGTTTCACCATCAAATACGTTAATTTGACGCCATTTGTGAATCATCATTTCAATGGCTTCACCTTCTGCACTAGTAATAATTAGACGGTCTTTAGATTTGGTAGAACTACCAAAACTAATAACGCCAGTTGCTTCTGCAAGAATTGAATGATCTTTAGCCTTGCGCGCTTCAAATAAATCAGCAACACGTGGTAGACCGCCCGTAATATCACTTGTTTTAGACAAATCTTTAGGAATTTTAGCCAATACTTCACCTGCTGCAATCACTTGATTGTCGTCTAAATTAATCTTAACAGTTGATGGCAAATAATGTGTTGATAGCACAACCTCAGAATCACTCTCCTCAACCATTTTAATTAGCGGCTTTAGTCCTTTTGCTGCTGTTGATCTTTCGGCTTCATCAATCATCTCAAAAAAAGTTAAGCCTGTCAATGGATCGGTATTTTTATCAACGGTCAAACCCTCAACAAAATCTACAAAAATAACGCGACCTGCTTGTTCAGAAATAATAGGATGTGTATGCGGATCCCAGTCAGCAATCTTATCTTTTGCTTTAACCGTACCTCCTTCTTGCACATGTACAATCGCGCCATAAGGAATTTTATAACGTTCAACCTCTTGACCTTTGTTATTACGAATAGTCACCTCAGAAGAACGAGAAATGACCACTAAATCATTATTTTCATTGGTGATTGATTTTAAATTTTCAAAATGTGCAACACCATCCGTATTAACATTGATACTACTGACTGCAGTAGAAGCGGATGCAGCGCCACCAATATGGAAAGTACGCATGGTTAACTGCGTACCTGGCTCACCAATGGATTGTGCTGCAATAACACCAATTGCCCAACCAACACCAATTTTATGGCCACGTGCCATATCATTACCATAGCATGATGAGCACACGCCATAACGTGTATCGCAAGTGATGGCTGAGCGCACTTTCATCGACTCAATGCCTAATTCATTAATCTTGTCTGAATCATCCAAGGATACTAAATGACTTTTTTCTAAAAATACATTCGTTGAATCTGGCATTAATACGGCTTCTGCTGTCACTCGACCTAATGTTGCTGCACCTAAGGTTTGTACAATATTACCACCGTCAATCACTGCTTTCATAATTAAGCCATTATCGGTACCACAATCATCTTCAGTAATAACCAAGTCTTGTCCAACATCCACCAAACGCCTGGTTAAATAACCAGAGTTTGCTGTTTTCAGTGCTATATCAGCCAAACCTTTACGTGCGCCATGTGTAGAAATAAAATACTGCATGTTGTTCAAACCTTCACGGAAGTTTGACGTAATTGGGGTTTCAATAATTGACCCATCTGGCTTTGCCATCAATCCACGCATGCCTGATAACTGACGCATTTGCGCAGGAGAGCCTCTTGCACCTGAATCAGCCATCATATAAACCGAGTTAAATGAGGCAAGTTTTTGAGTCTTGCCATCAGCGTCAGTAAAATCTTCAAAACCAATCTCGTCCATCATGGCTTTTGCCACTTTTTCAGAAGTACGTGACCAAATATCAATCACCTTGTTATAGCGCTCACCATCGGTCACAACACCTTTAGAAAATTGCTCCTGAATATCTTTAACTTGAACCTCTGCCTGTTCAATCATCATGGCTTTAGAGTCTGGAATAATCATATCATTTGAACAAAATGAAATACCTGATTTGGTTGAATATTGGAAACCCATATACATCATTTGATCAGCAAACATAACCGTTTGCTTTAATTCTTGCGTGCGGTAGCAAACATGAATTAAATTAGAAACTACTTTTTTACTAATGGCCTCATTGATTAAATCAAATGACAAGCCATTCGGCAAAATTCTTGAAAAAATCGAACGACCCACCGTGGTATCAACGATACGTTTAGTGCTAGGCTCAAATTTACCATCAATTTTTTGATAATCCTGAATGCGTAATTTAACCTTAGCATGCAAGGTGACATTGCCAGACTCATAAGCGTTAAGCGCTTCGGTTGCATTTGCAAAAATTAGTCCCTCACCTTTTTGATTAATCATCTCACGAGTCATATAATAAAGACCCAAAATAACATCTTGCGAAGGCACAATAATAGGCTCACCACTAGCAAGGTGCAATACATTATTAGACGCCAACATCAAGGTTCTTGCCTCTAATTGTGCCTCTTCAGATAAAGGCACATGTACTGCCATTTGGTCGCCATCAAAGTCAGCATTGAATGCACCACAGACAAGTGGATGTAACTGAATGGCTTTGCCTTCAATTAGTAGCGGCTCAAACGCTTGGATACCTAAACGGTGCAATGTTGGTGCACGGTTTAGTAGCACCGGGTGCTGATGCACGACTTTTTCTAAAATATCCCACACTTCTGGTGATTCGTTTTCAACCATTTTCTTAGCGGCTTTAATGGTTGAAGCCAAGCCTTTGGCTTGCAATCTATTATAAACAAATGGCTTAAATAATTCTAATGCCATTTTCTTAGGCAAACCACACTGGTGCAACTTAAGATATGGTCCACAAACAATCACCGAACGACCTGAATAGTCAACTCGCTTACCTAATAAGTTTTGGCGGAAACGCCCTTGCTTGCCTTTAATCATATCTGATATAGATTTCAAAGGACGACGATTATTACCCATCACAGCACGGCCACGACGACCATTATCAATGAGTGAGTCTACTGCTTCCTGTAACATACGCTTTTCATTGCGAACAATGATTTCAGGCGCATCAAGTTCTAGTAAACGTGCTAAACGATTATTGCGGTTAATTACGCGACGATATAAGTCGTTAAGATCTGAAGTCGCAAAACGACCGCCATCTAATGGCACTAAAGGACGTAAGTCAGGTGGAAGAATTGGCAATACTTTTAACACCATCCATTCAGGCTTATTGCCAGATTGGATTAATGAATTAACCAATTTAAGGCGTTTATTGTATTTTTTAAGTTTAGTTTGACTTTTTGTATTCAGACTATCTTCACGTAAATTAGCCGCCTCAACCTCAAGTTTCATGTCGGATAAAACATCTTGAATAGCCTCTGCACCCATTTTTGCTTCAAACTCGTCATCACCATATTCGTCTAGTGCATCAAAATACATCTCTTCAGTTAATAACTGTTTATGCACGAGTGGTGTTGAACCTGGATCAGTCACTAAGAATGCTTCAAAATAAAGCACACGCTCAATATCCTTGAGTGTCATATCCATCAATAATCCCAGACGCGAAGGCAAAGATTTTAAATACCAAATATGCGCAACTGGTGCTGCTAATTCGATATGGCCCATACGCTCACGGCGAACCTTTGAATACGTTACCTCAACCCCACATTTTTCACACACAACGTTGCGAAACTTCATGCGTTTATACTTACCGCACAAACACTCAAAATCTTTCATGGGACCAAATATTTTGGCACAAAACAAACCTTCTCTTTCAGGCTTAAAGGTACGATAATTAATAGTTTCAGGCTTTTTAACCTCGCCATATGACCATGAACGAATCTTCTCAGGAGAAGCCAGTCCAACTCTAATTGCGTCAAAATCTTGCTCTTTTTGCTCTAACTTATGAATTTTTAATAAATCTCTCATTGAATTCTCCTAATTAGTGTTGCTCTAACTCAACATCAATACCTAACGAACGAATCTCTTTTACCAAAACGTTAAATGATTCTGGCATGACCGACTCTGTTAAATTCTTACCATCAACAATGCTCTTATAGATTTTTGCTCGTCCTGCAACGTCATCAGATTTTACGGTTAACATTTCGCGCAATGTGTGTGCTGCACCATAAGCTTCTAATGCCCACACCTCCATCTCACCAAATCTTTGACCGCCAAACTGAGCCTTGCCACTAAGTGGTTGTTGTGTCACTAGTGAATAAGGGCCAGTAGAACGCGCATGCATCTTGTCATCAACCAAATGGTTCAGTTTTAACATGTGCATATAGCCGACGGTCACGTGGCGATCAAATGGCTCGCCTGTACGACCATCGTACAATTGTTCTTGTCCAGACTCTGGCAAATCAGCCAACCTAAGTAATGATTTAATGTCTTCTTCTTTAATGCCATCAAATACTGGTGTTGCCATTGGCACGCCTTCACGAAGATTATTTGCCAGTTCAATAATTTCTTCATCATTAAATGATGCTAAATCTTCTTGCTTGCCATGGGAGTTATAAACCTTGTCTAAGAAGTCTCTAATCTGTTTAACCATCTCAGTGCGTTTTTCATCTAATATGGCAGCAATTTTATGTCCCAAACCTTTGGCAGCATAACCTAAGTGAACTTCTAACACTTGGCCCACATTCATACGTGATGGTACGCCTAGTGGATTAAGCACAACATCTATGGTAGAACCGTCTGCAAGATAAGGCATATCTTCAACTGGAGATACACGTGAAATCACACCTTTATTACCATGACGTCCGGCCATTTTGTCACCTACTTGGAGTGTTTTACGGGTTGCCACGTAAACCTTAACCATTTTCATAACCCCTGGTGGTAATTCTGCACCTTCGTTAATTTTAGCTCTTTCTTCTTCAAAAAATTTCTCAAACTCAACTTGCTTGGTTTTAGCTTGTTTGACCAATGCTGCTACTTCTTTATTAACAGTCGCATCTTCAACTTTAAGCTTAGCAATGTCTTTATTGTCAAGTTTTTTCATCAATTTGGCACTTAGCTTCTCACCTGCTTTAATATCACCAACAGTCTTACTCAGTACATTGCTAGAAAGTTTTAAACGTACGCGACGGAAGATGTCACCATCAATAATGCCAAATTCATCGTCAATGTCTTTTTTAATTCTCTCTAAACGTTCTGCATCAATACTTAATGCTCTGGCATCTTTTTCCACAC
This Abyssogena phaseoliformis symbiont OG214 DNA region includes the following protein-coding sequences:
- the trpE gene encoding anthranilate synthase component I, whose translation is MNQSSFNQFVEQGYNHIPVFKEMVIDTDTALSLYLKLADTPYSYLFESVQGGEKWGRYSMIGLSAQTIIKVFGYEVCIEKNSQQSEPFIVEDPLLWIEQYQQQYKVPKIDNLPEFNGGLVGYFGYEIIHYIEPKLTHAKQKDELNIADIMLMVSNDLVVFDNLANKAFLMTHINPAKQSFKDAQSRLSEIEHQINQPLIKKDYQSDHLSSADFISSFGEQNYKAAVDTIQQYIKAGDVMQVVPSQRLSAVFKAPPIELYRQLRRLNPSPYMYYLNLDDIMIIGSSPEILTRVDSNRRATVRPMAGTRARSKNHAQDLALEQDLLNDEKEIAEHLMLIDLGRNDLGRIAKTGTVKLTDKMFVERYSHVMHIVSNVECELKDDVSVIDVLKATFPAGTLSGAPKVRAMEIINEIEPLKRNIYSGAIGYLSWHGCMDMAIAIRTAVIKDQMLYVQAGAGIVYDSIAQSEWDETMHKAQALIKAAQRV
- the rpoC gene encoding DNA-directed RNA polymerase subunit beta'; the protein is MRDLLKIHKLEQKEQDFDAIRVGLASPEKIRSWSYGEVKKPETINYRTFKPEREGLFCAKIFGPMKDFECLCGKYKRMKFRNVVCEKCGVEVTYSKVRRERMGHIELAAPVAHIWYLKSLPSRLGLLMDMTLKDIERVLYFEAFLVTDPGSTPLVHKQLLTEEMYFDALDEYGDDEFEAKMGAEAIQDVLSDMKLEVEAANLREDSLNTKSQTKLKKYNKRLKLVNSLIQSGNKPEWMVLKVLPILPPDLRPLVPLDGGRFATSDLNDLYRRVINRNNRLARLLELDAPEIIVRNEKRMLQEAVDSLIDNGRRGRAVMGNNRRPLKSISDMIKGKQGRFRQNLLGKRVDYSGRSVIVCGPYLKLHQCGLPKKMALELFKPFVYNRLQAKGLASTIKAAKKMVENESPEVWDILEKVVHQHPVLLNRAPTLHRLGIQAFEPLLIEGKAIQLHPLVCGAFNADFDGDQMAVHVPLSEEAQLEARTLMLASNNVLHLASGEPIIVPSQDVILGLYYMTREMINQKGEGLIFANATEALNAYESGNVTLHAKVKLRIQDYQKIDGKFEPSTKRIVDTTVGRSIFSRILPNGLSFDLINEAISKKVVSNLIHVCYRTQELKQTVMFADQMMYMGFQYSTKSGISFCSNDMIIPDSKAMMIEQAEVQVKDIQEQFSKGVVTDGERYNKVIDIWSRTSEKVAKAMMDEIGFEDFTDADGKTQKLASFNSVYMMADSGARGSPAQMRQLSGMRGLMAKPDGSIIETPITSNFREGLNNMQYFISTHGARKGLADIALKTANSGYLTRRLVDVGQDLVITEDDCGTDNGLIMKAVIDGGNIVQTLGAATLGRVTAEAVLMPDSTNVFLEKSHLVSLDDSDKINELGIESMKVRSAITCDTRYGVCSSCYGNDMARGHKIGVGWAIGVIAAQSIGEPGTQLTMRTFHIGGAASASTAVSSINVNTDGVAHFENLKSITNENNDLVVISRSSEVTIRNNKGQEVERYKIPYGAIVHVQEGGTVKAKDKIADWDPHTHPIISEQAGRVIFVDFVEGLTVDKNTDPLTGLTFFEMIDEAERSTAAKGLKPLIKMVEESDSEVVLSTHYLPSTVKINLDDNQVIAAGEVLAKIPKDLSKTSDITGGLPRVADLFEARKAKDHSILAEATGVISFGSSTKSKDRLIITSAEGEAIEMMIHKWRQINVFDGETIEKGDVISDGPSNPHDILRLLGVEALANYVVREVQNVYRLQGVNISDKHIEVIVKQMLRKVEVLDAGDSLFVNGETAEYGRVIEINKQLEAQGKDLIIYQRLLMGITKASLATESFISAASFQETTRVLTEASTTGRVDTLQGLKENVIVGRLIPAGTGFKHHQKRRAQYVASITQTVDAQQALADQLNEAEEQAQEGRY